From Rana temporaria chromosome 5, aRanTem1.1, whole genome shotgun sequence:
TGTGAGTTCGGATGTGTCCTTGCAACAACCAGGGTCTGGAGAACGCCTTTCCGCAGATCTTGCACACACAAGGTAACGTATGGGTCCTGATGTGCATCTTTAGCGCTCCCAGGCTCACGTACTCCTTTTCACAGTATTTGCAGCTGAACGATTTCCTAGACTGAGCGTCGCAGTGGAGCTGCTTGTGCTTGGCCAGCCCGGAGAAGGTGGAGTAGGTCTTACTGCACAAGCTGCATAGAAACTTTTCCACATCTATGGCATGGGGGTCGGAAAGTTTGGACTGGATCCTCTCCTCCTCGTCGCTGATCGGGCTCTCTGAGCCGCTGTGGTCTTTGGATGAGCCGTCCGATTGGGGAAGGGGGCTGGCGCGTCCCAGCGATGAAGGGTAGGCCGACAGGGGTGACAGGTCATTGGGCAGGGGCGGAGGGAGCAGGCTAGTCCAAACTGTGATAGGGCTGTAGGCGACCGTGCTGAGGATGTCTGCTTGGGGGATCACTGACACCGGGTATCTTTCATATAGGAATGGAGAGATGATCACTGGAGATACAGAAGGCATGCAATAATAATGAGTATGTAGAATAATAAACAATATAGTGACAGGTATTTATAGCAAATTACAACGACATTTGAAAAATACAGTCTTAAAAGCTTATGATCATCAGTAGGCAATCACGGTGCTTACTACAGCATTTATACAGTGTGAAAGGCACTTACTGTAGAGGAAGACAGACGAGTTACAACACTACGAGGATCTGAAGGGCCCTGGTCataggagcttgcaatctaaaagCTTAACACTGGGCTGCACACTAACACTTTAAAAAGTCACCCAGAAACTTGGAAGAACTAGACAAGAATCAGAAGACTTCTATATATAAGCGAAAAAGTTAAGACATGACTTATTTCATATTATTAGCACTGAGCTGCGCACTAACACTGTATATAAAGTCATTCAAAGTCTTCTAAGAACTAAGAAAAGATTCCTGTGTATGGTTCCCAGGAGAGAAATCAGGGCACAcctgggggatttactaaaactagagcagCCAGAAACATgtacatggcagccaatcagcatcTAGCTTCAGCTTGCCAAGtgaagctttgaaaatgaaagctagacagtgattggttgccatgcacatctGGATGCTCCAGATTCTGGTTGCTCCAGTCTTTGTAAGCTCCACTTTGCAGCACTTTTCATATACACAAACAAGCAACTAAGAAGTGTGATGATCAGAAGAACCCTGCTATGACCTGAGATATGATCACTAGAGACGCTATATCGCTTGTTTCACATGTAGAAACGCTGAGCGCTAACACTGTACAATGTAATCCAGGAACTCGGATCAGCTAGAAAAGTTTGCCAATTAGAAGGAAACTTCAAAAcctggagcagatgtgcagggcaACCAATCAGCCTCAAGCTTTCATTTTCAAAACGTAACTGTACGAGCctgaaggtagaagctgattggttgtcatgTGCAGCTGTTCTGGTTTTTAGAAATTCCCCCCTATGAATCAGTTGAGAAATCAAGCCACACATCCCTTCTTATTTCATATGTAACAACACTGAGCTGTACACCAACTCCATACCAAGAGATCCATTCCAGACAGGAGAAACGTTTGG
This genomic window contains:
- the SNAI2 gene encoding zinc finger protein SNAI2, with product MPRSFLVKKHFNSSKKPNYGELDSHTVIISPFLYERYPVSVIPQADILSTVAYSPITVWTSLLPPPLPNDLSPLSAYPSSLGRASPLPQSDGSSKDHSGSESPISDEEERIQSKLSDPHAIDVEKFLCSLCSKTYSTFSGLAKHKQLHCDAQSRKSFSCKYCEKEYVSLGALKMHIRTHTLPCVCKICGKAFSRPWLLQGHIRTHTGEKPFSCPHCNRAFADRSNLRAHLQTHSDVKKYQCKSCSKTFSRMSLLHKHEESGCCVAH